A window of the Hevea brasiliensis isolate MT/VB/25A 57/8 chromosome 6, ASM3005281v1, whole genome shotgun sequence genome harbors these coding sequences:
- the LOC110663101 gene encoding transcription factor E2FB isoform X1 gives MLNSQPPNPSTRQLQQNTMQNPLKRQLPFSSMKPPFSAPGDYHRFSSEPRRVADHEVEAIVVKPPPTKRKSDAADHEAESSEWNTSAGVTEVFNSPLQTPVSGKGGKAPKTSRLSKSSKSGAQSAASNLGSPGNNLTPTGPCRYDSSLGLLTKKFINLIKHAEDGILDLNRAADTLEVQKRRIYDITNVLEGIGLIEKKLKNRIQWKGLDVSRPGEADENVASLQAEVENLNIEEHRLDEQIRVVQERLRDLSEDENNQKWLFVTEEDIKSLPCFQNETLIAIKAPHGTTLEVPDPDEQAVDYPQRRYRIVLRSTMGPIDVYLVSQFEEKFEEIHGVEPPASYPSTSGFNENLVNTMVPGESRGKEIEIQGQDAYRMCSDLNTSQDFVSGIMKIVPSDVDSDADYWLLSDAGVSITDIWRTEPGVEWNEFGTLHDDYRMGNVSTARPQTPPSNPTEVPSNVNNTAG, from the exons ATGCTGAATTCCCAACCGCCAAACCCATCGACAAGGCAGCTGCAGCAAAACACCATGCAGAATCCGTTGAAACGGCAACTTCCTTTCTCTTCTATGAAGCCACCCTTCTCGGCTCCCGGTGACTACCACCGGTTCAGCTCTGAACCCCGCCGAGTTGCCGATCATGAAGTTGAGGCCATCGTTGTTAAACCTCCT CCAACTAAGCGGAAGAGTGATGCAGCAGATCATGAAGCTGAGTCCAGTGAGTGGAATACCAGTGCTGGCGTCACAGAAGTATTCAACAGTCCCCTCCAGACGCCTGTATCTGGAAAAGGTGGAAAGGCACCCAAAACATCTAGGCTTTCAAAGAGCAGTAAATCTGGAGCCCAGAGTGCTGCTTCAAATCTTG GTTCTCCTGGAAATAATCTTACTCCAACCGGTCCCTGTCGGTATGACAGTTCCCTAG GTCTCTTGACAAAAAAGTTCATCAATTTGATCAAACACGCTGAAGATGGTATTCTTGATCTTAATAGAGCTGCTGACACTTTGGAG GTGCAAAAGCGGCGGATATATGACATAACAAATGTCCTAGAAGGAATTGGTCTGATAGAAAAGAAGCTCAAGAACAGAATTCAGTGGAA GGGACTTGATGTCTCAAGGCCAGGGGAAGCAGATGAGAATGTTGCTAGTTTGCAG GCAGAAGTTGAAAACCTTAACATTGAGGAACACAGATTAGATGAACAAATAAG AGTAGTGCAAGAAAGATTAAGGGACCTCAGTGAAGATgaaaataatcaaaa GTGGCTTTTTGTCACTGAGGAAGACATCAAGAGCTTACCCTGCTTCCAG AATGAAACCTTGATAGCAATTAAAGCTCCACATGGCACTACTTTGGAAGTCCCAGATCCTGATGAG CAGGCTGTTGACTATCCTCAAAGGAGATACCGGATAGTCCTTAGAAGTACAATGGGTCCCATAGATGTTTATCTTGTCAG TCAATTTGAAGAGAAATTCGAGGAGATTCATGGTGTTGAGCCACCTGCAAGTTATCCGTCAACTTCAGGCTTTAATGAAAATCTAGTAAATACAATGGTCCCAGGGGAAAGCAGGGGAAAGGAGATTGAAATTCAGGGACAAGATGCTTATAGAATGTGCTCAGATCTTAACACCTCACAGGACTTTGTGAGTGGGATCATGAAGATTGTTCCCTCAGATGTAGAT AGTGATGCGGATTACTGGCTTTTATCAGATGCTGGTGTTAGCATAACAGACATATGGCGCACTGAAC CTGGGGTTGAGTGGAATGAATTTGGTACACTTCATGATGACTATCGCATGGGAAATGTCAGCACAGCTCGACCCCAAACTCCACCATCCAATCCAACAGAAGTGCCTTCTAATGTTAATAATACTGCAGGATGA
- the LOC110663101 gene encoding transcription factor E2FB isoform X2, with the protein MLNSQPPNPSTRQLQQNTMQNPLKRQLPFSSMKPPFSAPGDYHRFSSEPRRVADHEVEAIVVKPPPTKRKSDAADHEAESSEWNTSAGVTEVFNSPLQTPVSGKGGKAPKTSRLSKSSKSGAQSAASNLGSPGNNLTPTGPCRYDSSLGLLTKKFINLIKHAEDGILDLNRAADTLEVQKRRIYDITNVLEGIGLIEKKLKNRIQWKGLDVSRPGEADENVASLQAEVENLNIEEHRLDEQIRVVQERLRDLSEDENNQKWLFVTEEDIKSLPCFQNETLIAIKAPHGTTLEVPDPDEAVDYPQRRYRIVLRSTMGPIDVYLVSQFEEKFEEIHGVEPPASYPSTSGFNENLVNTMVPGESRGKEIEIQGQDAYRMCSDLNTSQDFVSGIMKIVPSDVDSDADYWLLSDAGVSITDIWRTEPGVEWNEFGTLHDDYRMGNVSTARPQTPPSNPTEVPSNVNNTAG; encoded by the exons ATGCTGAATTCCCAACCGCCAAACCCATCGACAAGGCAGCTGCAGCAAAACACCATGCAGAATCCGTTGAAACGGCAACTTCCTTTCTCTTCTATGAAGCCACCCTTCTCGGCTCCCGGTGACTACCACCGGTTCAGCTCTGAACCCCGCCGAGTTGCCGATCATGAAGTTGAGGCCATCGTTGTTAAACCTCCT CCAACTAAGCGGAAGAGTGATGCAGCAGATCATGAAGCTGAGTCCAGTGAGTGGAATACCAGTGCTGGCGTCACAGAAGTATTCAACAGTCCCCTCCAGACGCCTGTATCTGGAAAAGGTGGAAAGGCACCCAAAACATCTAGGCTTTCAAAGAGCAGTAAATCTGGAGCCCAGAGTGCTGCTTCAAATCTTG GTTCTCCTGGAAATAATCTTACTCCAACCGGTCCCTGTCGGTATGACAGTTCCCTAG GTCTCTTGACAAAAAAGTTCATCAATTTGATCAAACACGCTGAAGATGGTATTCTTGATCTTAATAGAGCTGCTGACACTTTGGAG GTGCAAAAGCGGCGGATATATGACATAACAAATGTCCTAGAAGGAATTGGTCTGATAGAAAAGAAGCTCAAGAACAGAATTCAGTGGAA GGGACTTGATGTCTCAAGGCCAGGGGAAGCAGATGAGAATGTTGCTAGTTTGCAG GCAGAAGTTGAAAACCTTAACATTGAGGAACACAGATTAGATGAACAAATAAG AGTAGTGCAAGAAAGATTAAGGGACCTCAGTGAAGATgaaaataatcaaaa GTGGCTTTTTGTCACTGAGGAAGACATCAAGAGCTTACCCTGCTTCCAG AATGAAACCTTGATAGCAATTAAAGCTCCACATGGCACTACTTTGGAAGTCCCAGATCCTGATGAG GCTGTTGACTATCCTCAAAGGAGATACCGGATAGTCCTTAGAAGTACAATGGGTCCCATAGATGTTTATCTTGTCAG TCAATTTGAAGAGAAATTCGAGGAGATTCATGGTGTTGAGCCACCTGCAAGTTATCCGTCAACTTCAGGCTTTAATGAAAATCTAGTAAATACAATGGTCCCAGGGGAAAGCAGGGGAAAGGAGATTGAAATTCAGGGACAAGATGCTTATAGAATGTGCTCAGATCTTAACACCTCACAGGACTTTGTGAGTGGGATCATGAAGATTGTTCCCTCAGATGTAGAT AGTGATGCGGATTACTGGCTTTTATCAGATGCTGGTGTTAGCATAACAGACATATGGCGCACTGAAC CTGGGGTTGAGTGGAATGAATTTGGTACACTTCATGATGACTATCGCATGGGAAATGTCAGCACAGCTCGACCCCAAACTCCACCATCCAATCCAACAGAAGTGCCTTCTAATGTTAATAATACTGCAGGATGA
- the LOC110663087 gene encoding transcription repressor OFP4: protein MPSTKKNLLIKTVITAANASCGCICCRSSKTSDVHEPSAVPRSTKKTISQKDPHPCISSSSSCDKRGSFSGDKEESCTSTITNSVSDHENDPKSSKIVNSVAVVKDSNDPYQDFRHSMLQMIFEKEIYSKDDLQELLNCFLELNSPYHHGLIIEAFTEIWNEVISKKLKSQN from the coding sequence ATGCCCTCCACCAAGAAAAATCTTCTTATTAAAACAGTGATCACTGCAGCAAATGCAAGCTGCGGTTGCATTTGCTGCAGGTCATCAAAAACTTCAGATGTACATGAGCCTAGTGCAGTGCCCAGATCAACCAAAAAAACCATTTCCCAGAAGGATCCTCACCCTTGTATTTcttcttcaagctcttgtgataaaAGAGGAAGCTTCTCAGGGGACAAAGAAGAAAGCTGCACTTCCACAATAACAAACTCTGTATCTGATCATGAAAACGATCCAAAAAGTTCCAAAATCGTCAACAGCGTTGCTGTGGTTAAGGACTCTAATGATCCATATCAAGATTTCAGGCATTCCATGTTGCAAATGATCTTTGAGAAAGAAATCTACTCCAAAGATGATCTTCAGGAGCTTCTAAATTGCTTCTTAGAGCTCAATTCTCCTTATCACCATGGCCTGATCATTGAAGCATTCACTGAGATCTGGAATGAGGTCATCTCCAAGAAGCTCAAGTCACAGAATTAA